Proteins encoded together in one Haloarcula rubripromontorii window:
- a CDS encoding Na+/H+ antiporter NhaC family protein — MVEGIAAGPWSVVPALVAIGLAWYTRDALIGLFVGIVITGMLVGALHPQAVGVPSDLITAGGEVATVQPQAEDGSPWTVGVGGIVLGGIFGLKLVPEIIATAPLFGEWYVKNVLLAIFAIGGLIGLMIRAGAIQGVLEALVSRAESAADAEKAAFLAGIAIHIDDYFNCLVVGSMMRPLTDKFDVSRAKLAYYVDSAGSPASRLAFYSTWGAAMVGFIGGGLVEAQQQGTLPSGMTNFVNTGGEQVTAATGAVWPLFFNTLFTGFYSWIALGLAGLVAWQVVPNIYGMGTEESRARNEGKVVGDDADPMISAEMDEYEVSETATPDWRNFAWPILTMIVVGLGAMFWRASPVIYVKGKEGMGTTLLQLGSWQLVTPPSGPWAFNIGGVQLGLASFSALIVAFLLYRWKGDIPSNDDATDAMMVGFKGILLAAVILMFASSIQNAVTILGISSFVTNVFGGVPAFIIPVGVFLVTSFVSFSDGSSWSTYGIMFPIAIPLAFSTGANLPLVLGAVFSGGIFGDHTSPISDTTVLASSTSGSDHMVHVKSQAPYALIAAGVAAVLFLVFGLVLPEGFRVIPY, encoded by the coding sequence ATGGTTGAGGGAATCGCGGCTGGACCGTGGTCGGTCGTCCCCGCGCTCGTCGCAATCGGGCTCGCCTGGTACACCCGGGACGCGCTTATCGGGCTATTCGTGGGCATCGTCATCACAGGCATGCTCGTCGGCGCGTTACACCCCCAAGCAGTCGGGGTCCCGTCGGACCTGATCACTGCCGGCGGGGAGGTGGCGACAGTCCAGCCACAGGCCGAGGACGGGAGTCCGTGGACGGTCGGCGTCGGTGGCATCGTGCTTGGAGGTATCTTCGGGCTGAAGCTCGTGCCGGAGATAATCGCGACGGCCCCGCTGTTTGGAGAGTGGTACGTCAAGAACGTCCTGCTCGCCATCTTCGCCATCGGCGGACTGATCGGGCTGATGATTCGAGCCGGTGCGATACAGGGCGTGCTGGAGGCGCTTGTGTCGCGGGCCGAATCTGCCGCAGACGCCGAGAAGGCCGCGTTTCTGGCCGGTATCGCCATCCACATCGACGACTACTTCAACTGCCTCGTGGTCGGCTCGATGATGCGGCCGCTGACCGACAAGTTCGACGTTTCGCGGGCCAAGCTGGCCTACTACGTCGACTCAGCGGGATCGCCGGCATCCCGGCTCGCGTTCTACTCGACGTGGGGCGCGGCGATGGTCGGCTTCATCGGTGGCGGCCTCGTCGAGGCACAGCAACAGGGGACGCTCCCGTCGGGCATGACCAACTTCGTCAACACCGGCGGCGAGCAGGTCACTGCGGCGACCGGGGCCGTCTGGCCGCTGTTTTTCAACACGCTGTTTACCGGCTTCTACTCGTGGATTGCGCTCGGCCTCGCTGGCCTTGTCGCGTGGCAAGTCGTCCCGAATATCTACGGGATGGGGACCGAAGAGTCCCGGGCGAGAAACGAAGGGAAGGTCGTCGGCGACGACGCGGACCCGATGATTTCCGCGGAGATGGACGAATACGAGGTGTCCGAAACCGCCACACCGGACTGGCGGAACTTCGCCTGGCCGATTCTCACGATGATTGTCGTCGGCCTCGGCGCGATGTTCTGGCGGGCCAGTCCCGTCATCTACGTCAAAGGGAAGGAAGGAATGGGGACCACACTGCTCCAGCTCGGCAGTTGGCAGCTAGTCACGCCGCCGAGCGGACCGTGGGCGTTCAATATCGGCGGCGTCCAGCTCGGTCTGGCCTCGTTCTCCGCGCTTATCGTCGCCTTCCTGCTGTATCGCTGGAAGGGCGACATCCCGTCCAACGACGACGCGACTGATGCGATGATGGTCGGCTTCAAGGGCATCCTTCTCGCGGCTGTCATCCTGATGTTCGCCAGTTCCATCCAGAACGCAGTGACGATACTAGGTATCTCGTCGTTCGTGACGAACGTCTTTGGCGGCGTGCCGGCGTTCATCATTCCAGTCGGGGTCTTCCTCGTAACCTCGTTTGTCAGCTTCTCTGACGGCTCCTCGTGGTCGACCTACGGCATCATGTTCCCCATCGCCATTCCGCTGGCGTTCTCGACTGGGGCGAACCTCCCGCTGGTCCTCGGTGCAGTGTTCAGCGGCGGCATCTTCGGCGACCACACCTCACCCATCAGCGACACGACCGTGCTGGCGTCGTCGACGAGCGGCAGCGACCACATGGTCCACGTCAAGAGTCAGGCCCCCTACGCCCTCATCGCGGCTGGTGTCGCGGCCGTGTTGTTCCTCGTGTTCGGGTTGGTGCTTCCCGAAGGGTTCCGCGTCATCCCGTACTGA
- a CDS encoding glycosyltransferase gives MRVAVVAMETSQYRDTVGRTRLERVATELAAAGHDVTVFCSQWWQGFDNQRERDGVTYRAVTVSPTVPSFCVRLPVMLARFRPDVVHVHPTPASVALAAKTGATLSRAPMLTEWFGDEDVPESRRAALALRASDCLVTPSELVRTRVRERGATADQTAILPQSIDMDLVRETDAGEEIDVVYAHRLDGSANVESLLLGLAELRQKGWSATIIGDGPERAHYEQEAADLRIDDRVTFAGACDVEERVSIYKGAHVFVQTAFRECFATDLLWAMACGCIGIVEYQAESSAHELIEQRDRAFRVTNPQEIADKITESAGFERRTVDESCAEFDHSQVRAAYEDLYEKQIEETGLL, from the coding sequence ATGCGTGTCGCGGTCGTCGCCATGGAGACGAGTCAGTACCGGGACACAGTGGGCCGAACCCGGCTGGAGCGGGTGGCTACCGAACTCGCCGCGGCCGGCCACGACGTGACCGTGTTCTGTTCCCAGTGGTGGCAGGGGTTCGACAATCAGCGCGAGCGCGACGGCGTCACGTACCGTGCTGTCACCGTCTCGCCGACCGTCCCCTCTTTCTGTGTCCGCCTGCCGGTCATGCTCGCTCGGTTCCGTCCAGATGTCGTCCACGTCCACCCGACGCCGGCATCAGTCGCGCTGGCGGCCAAGACCGGTGCAACACTGTCGCGCGCCCCGATGCTCACGGAGTGGTTCGGCGACGAAGACGTGCCCGAGAGCCGCCGGGCCGCCCTCGCGCTCCGGGCGTCGGACTGTCTCGTCACCCCGTCGGAACTCGTCCGCACGCGAGTCCGCGAGCGGGGAGCGACAGCGGACCAGACCGCAATTCTCCCACAGAGCATCGACATGGACCTCGTTAGAGAGACCGATGCCGGCGAGGAAATCGACGTGGTGTACGCCCACCGACTGGACGGCAGCGCGAACGTCGAGTCGCTCCTGCTTGGTCTGGCTGAACTCAGACAGAAGGGCTGGTCGGCGACGATCATCGGCGACGGCCCGGAGCGAGCGCACTACGAACAGGAGGCGGCCGACCTCCGCATCGACGACCGCGTGACCTTCGCCGGCGCGTGCGATGTCGAGGAGCGCGTCTCGATTTACAAGGGCGCGCACGTGTTCGTCCAGACGGCGTTCCGGGAGTGTTTCGCCACGGACCTCCTCTGGGCGATGGCCTGTGGCTGTATCGGCATCGTGGAGTACCAGGCCGAGTCGTCGGCCCACGAACTCATCGAGCAGCGCGACCGTGCGTTTCGAGTGACGAACCCGCAGGAAATCGCCGACAAAATCACTGAATCGGCCGGGTTCGAGCGCCGGACCGTCGACGAATCCTGTGCCGAATTCGACCATTCGCAGGTCCGAGCAGCGTACGAGGACCTCTACGAGAAGCAAATCGAGGAGACCGGGCTTCTCTAA
- a CDS encoding S9 family peptidase, whose product MTAYDLSRYLNVRSAYGSSFAPDGTLAFLMNTTGVAQLWSLTEPQGWPEQLTFYDDTVSFVDYSPERRELVFGMDEGGNERAQLYRLDTDGHVHELTGMPDAKHRWGGWSPDGERFAFASNRRDEAVFDIYVQDRDATGDDAELVWEGHGWLSVGGFSPDGDRLLVSEAHSSFDQDIYVLDIDNEDLSHLTPHEGKVRYTSASWGPEGDAVYLVTDAESDTLELARLSLDGGLDIVRSDDQWNIDGVALDKDSGRLAYSRNVDGYNELTVGELTGTATIETFPTPDLPGGLAGGVSWGPDAERFAVSVTGRTVNTNVFVVEAETGESEQWTAASTAGIPRETFIESEVVRFESFDGREIPALFSLPNGAADGASADSDTPVIVDIHGGPESQRRPSFSGLTQYFLSRGYAVFEPNVRGSTGYGKAYTHLDDVEKRMDSVKDLRAGVDWLHDHPAVDPDRIVAMGGSYGGFMVLAALTEYPDLWAAGVDVVGIANFVTFLENTGDWRRELREAEYGSLESDREFLESISPINNVDRISAPLFVLHGANDPRVPVGEAEQIAEQAAEQGVPVEKLVFDDEGHGISKRQNRIEAYTAVVEFLDDHV is encoded by the coding sequence GTGACTGCGTACGACCTCTCGCGCTATCTCAACGTCCGGAGTGCATACGGCAGTTCGTTCGCGCCGGACGGGACGCTCGCCTTCCTGATGAACACGACCGGCGTCGCCCAGCTCTGGTCGCTTACCGAACCACAGGGCTGGCCCGAACAACTGACCTTCTACGACGACACTGTGAGCTTCGTCGACTACTCGCCCGAGCGCCGGGAACTCGTCTTCGGCATGGACGAGGGCGGCAACGAGCGGGCGCAGCTATACCGGCTCGATACGGATGGACACGTCCACGAACTCACGGGGATGCCCGACGCGAAACACCGCTGGGGCGGCTGGTCGCCGGACGGCGAGCGCTTCGCCTTCGCGTCGAACCGCCGCGACGAGGCCGTCTTCGACATCTACGTGCAGGACCGCGACGCGACCGGCGACGACGCAGAACTGGTCTGGGAGGGCCACGGCTGGCTCTCCGTGGGCGGGTTCTCGCCCGACGGTGACCGACTGCTGGTCAGCGAAGCTCACTCCAGTTTCGACCAGGACATCTACGTACTTGACATCGACAACGAGGACCTCAGCCATCTCACGCCACACGAGGGGAAGGTCCGCTACACCAGCGCGTCGTGGGGGCCGGAAGGGGACGCGGTGTATCTCGTCACCGACGCCGAGAGCGACACGCTCGAACTCGCCCGCCTCTCGCTCGATGGCGGCCTCGACATCGTGCGCTCGGACGACCAGTGGAACATCGACGGCGTCGCACTTGACAAGGACAGCGGCCGCCTCGCGTACTCGCGCAACGTCGACGGCTACAACGAACTCACCGTCGGCGAACTGACGGGGACGGCGACTATCGAGACGTTCCCGACGCCGGACCTCCCGGGCGGGCTGGCCGGCGGCGTCTCGTGGGGACCCGACGCCGAGCGGTTTGCCGTCAGCGTCACCGGGCGGACAGTCAACACCAATGTGTTCGTCGTGGAGGCCGAAACCGGCGAGAGCGAGCAGTGGACGGCCGCCTCGACGGCCGGCATCCCGCGTGAGACGTTTATCGAGTCCGAGGTGGTCCGGTTCGAATCCTTCGACGGACGGGAGATTCCGGCGCTGTTCTCGCTGCCGAACGGTGCAGCCGACGGGGCCAGCGCTGACAGCGACACGCCGGTCATCGTGGACATCCACGGCGGCCCGGAGAGCCAGCGCCGCCCGTCGTTTTCCGGCCTGACCCAGTACTTCCTCTCGCGGGGCTACGCCGTCTTCGAGCCGAACGTTCGCGGGTCGACCGGCTACGGGAAGGCCTACACCCACCTCGACGACGTGGAAAAGCGGATGGACTCCGTGAAGGACCTGCGGGCCGGCGTCGACTGGCTCCACGACCACCCCGCGGTCGACCCCGACCGCATCGTGGCGATGGGCGGCTCCTACGGCGGCTTCATGGTGCTTGCGGCACTGACGGAGTACCCCGACCTCTGGGCGGCCGGCGTCGACGTGGTCGGCATCGCCAACTTCGTCACCTTCTTAGAGAACACCGGCGACTGGCGGCGCGAACTCCGCGAGGCCGAGTACGGCTCCCTGGAGTCGGACCGGGAGTTCCTCGAATCCATCTCGCCCATCAACAACGTCGACCGCATCTCGGCTCCGCTGTTCGTCCTCCACGGGGCCAACGACCCTCGCGTCCCGGTCGGCGAGGCCGAACAAATCGCCGAGCAGGCCGCCGAGCAGGGCGTTCCCGTAGAGAAGCTCGTCTTCGACGACGAGGGCCACGGCATCAGCAAACGCCAGAACCGCATCGAGGCGTACACCGCTGTCGTCGAATTCCTCGACGACCACGTCTGA
- a CDS encoding NUDIX hydrolase: MEIAERSRARVQERLARLEQEFGSTPVDQTTFSVGGEAYQRAVERSREGQVDVHAFVHNESGDVLLRDTDGSWEVPKGQTQGAERPAAAVKRVVTETAGVECTVQDAVRATICGVRNESDSNAETVYRLSIVFNAKINGAALDDGDGTEAVDETEASIRWDDASDVAVAELV; encoded by the coding sequence ATGGAGATAGCCGAGCGCTCGCGAGCGCGGGTCCAAGAGCGCCTCGCCCGCCTCGAACAGGAGTTCGGCTCGACACCGGTGGACCAGACCACCTTTTCGGTGGGTGGGGAAGCGTACCAGCGTGCTGTCGAGCGCTCACGAGAGGGACAGGTGGACGTCCACGCGTTCGTCCACAACGAGTCGGGTGACGTGTTGCTGAGGGACACTGACGGGTCCTGGGAGGTCCCCAAGGGCCAGACGCAGGGGGCCGAGCGGCCGGCGGCAGCGGTCAAGCGGGTCGTCACCGAAACCGCCGGCGTCGAGTGTACGGTTCAGGACGCGGTTCGGGCGACCATCTGTGGCGTGCGAAACGAGTCGGACTCGAACGCCGAGACGGTGTACCGACTCAGTATCGTGTTCAACGCCAAAATCAACGGTGCTGCGCTCGACGACGGCGACGGTACCGAGGCGGTCGACGAGACAGAAGCGTCGATTCGATGGGACGACGCCAGCGACGTCGCGGTCGCGGAACTGGTTTAG
- a CDS encoding NAD(P)-dependent glycerol-1-phosphate dehydrogenase: MFEKRTWIRLPRNVVVGHGVLGRTIEAVSELHLTGRPLVVSSPTPHEVAGKRVVEQFEDAGYDPSEIVIEEASFDAVQQVIDHASEIDAGFLLGVGGGKAIDITKMAADDLGLGFVSVPTAASHDGIVSGRGSVPEGDTRHSVAAEPPLAVIADTEVLAEAPWRLTTAGCADIISNYTAVRDWQLAHRLKNVHYSEYAGALSQMTAEMLVESADSIKQGLEESSWIVVKALVSSGVAMSIAGSSRPASGAEHLFSHQLDRLVPNGALHGHQVGVGSIMTEYLHSGQKGKWKDARDALAAIGAPTTADELGIDDETVIEALTTAHQIRDRYTVLGDGMSEEAAIEAATVTGVI; this comes from the coding sequence ATGTTCGAGAAACGTACCTGGATTCGCCTGCCACGGAACGTCGTGGTCGGGCACGGTGTCCTCGGCCGGACAATCGAGGCCGTGAGCGAGCTTCATCTGACCGGCCGGCCGCTCGTCGTCTCCAGTCCGACGCCACACGAGGTCGCCGGCAAGCGGGTCGTCGAACAGTTCGAGGACGCGGGGTACGACCCCTCGGAAATCGTCATTGAGGAGGCCAGTTTCGACGCCGTGCAGCAGGTCATCGACCACGCGTCGGAGATTGACGCGGGCTTCCTGCTGGGGGTCGGCGGTGGGAAAGCCATCGACATCACGAAGATGGCGGCCGACGACCTCGGACTGGGGTTCGTCTCGGTCCCGACGGCCGCGAGCCACGACGGCATCGTCTCCGGCCGCGGGTCCGTTCCCGAGGGCGATACGCGCCACAGCGTCGCCGCCGAGCCGCCACTGGCCGTCATCGCCGACACCGAGGTGCTGGCTGAGGCCCCCTGGCGACTGACCACCGCCGGCTGTGCCGACATAATCTCGAACTACACCGCAGTCCGGGACTGGCAGCTCGCCCACCGTCTCAAAAACGTTCACTACTCAGAGTACGCCGGCGCGCTCTCCCAGATGACCGCCGAGATGCTCGTCGAGAGCGCTGATTCGATCAAACAGGGGCTGGAGGAGTCGTCCTGGATAGTCGTGAAGGCACTTGTCTCCTCCGGCGTCGCGATGTCCATCGCCGGCTCCTCGCGGCCGGCAAGTGGCGCGGAACACCTGTTTTCCCACCAGCTGGACCGTCTCGTCCCCAATGGCGCACTTCACGGCCACCAGGTCGGCGTCGGCTCCATCATGACCGAGTACCTCCACAGCGGCCAGAAAGGCAAGTGGAAAGACGCCAGAGACGCGCTGGCGGCTATCGGCGCGCCGACGACGGCGGATGAACTCGGCATCGACGACGAGACGGTCATCGAAGCGCTGACCACGGCCCACCAGATCCGCGACCGCTACACGGTGCTTGGCGACGGGATGAGCGAGGAAGCGGCGATAGAGGCGGCGACGGTCACCGGCGTCATCTAA
- a CDS encoding NAD-dependent epimerase/dehydratase family protein yields the protein MDSVLVIGGGRFIGRHTVTEFRDAGYDVTMLTRGQRPNPFADTNVAHVGGDRNDRETLEAARERVDPDVVVDCVAYFPRDVREATDVFADAEAYVYVSSGAAYGVERTPKREGETPLAGCTDAQATTDSRETYGPRKAEGDREVFAAAADGVRAMSVRPTVVYGPYDYTERFAYWVDRVAEYDRVVVPSDGLSLWQMAYVEDVASALRLVAERGTAGEAYNVGDEHAPTLREWIDLLAGVHETDIETIGVGERELATAGLDPDDFPMYRDSPHLLSTAKLRDLGWSSTPHDTALAVTVAEHRENERTGREFGPDRDTETALIDRLTE from the coding sequence ATGGACAGTGTCCTCGTCATCGGCGGTGGGCGGTTCATCGGCCGGCACACAGTCACAGAGTTCCGCGACGCAGGCTACGACGTGACGATGCTCACCCGCGGACAGCGCCCGAACCCGTTCGCGGACACCAACGTCGCCCACGTGGGAGGCGACCGAAACGACCGGGAGACACTCGAAGCCGCTCGCGAGCGGGTCGACCCGGACGTAGTCGTTGACTGTGTGGCGTACTTCCCGCGCGACGTGCGGGAAGCGACCGACGTGTTCGCCGACGCCGAGGCGTACGTCTACGTCTCAAGCGGCGCGGCCTACGGCGTCGAGCGGACGCCAAAGCGGGAGGGCGAGACGCCGCTTGCGGGCTGTACCGACGCGCAGGCGACGACTGACAGCCGCGAGACCTACGGCCCGCGGAAAGCCGAGGGCGACCGCGAGGTGTTCGCCGCCGCGGCGGACGGCGTGCGGGCGATGAGTGTCCGGCCGACCGTCGTGTACGGCCCCTACGATTACACCGAACGCTTCGCCTACTGGGTCGACCGCGTGGCCGAGTACGACCGCGTTGTCGTTCCCAGCGACGGCCTCAGTCTGTGGCAGATGGCCTACGTCGAGGACGTGGCGAGTGCGCTCCGTCTCGTCGCGGAACGAGGGACGGCCGGCGAGGCGTACAACGTCGGCGACGAACACGCGCCGACGCTCCGTGAGTGGATCGACCTGCTCGCCGGCGTACACGAGACGGACATCGAGACAATCGGCGTCGGCGAGCGTGAACTCGCGACCGCGGGGCTGGACCCCGACGATTTTCCCATGTATCGCGACTCGCCGCATCTGCTGTCGACGGCGAAGCTCCGCGACCTGGGCTGGTCGTCGACGCCGCATGACACGGCACTGGCCGTGACCGTCGCTGAACATCGGGAGAACGAGCGAACCGGCCGGGAGTTCGGCCCTGACCGAGACACGGAGACTGCGCTCATTGACCGTCTGACCGAGTGA
- a CDS encoding type IV pilin, with protein MAGEFRAVSSVISVILLVAVTVVLAAVLSVATLGLAEKLDDTAPVVGQSAGEFAAQDGFDGGIVRITHVAGDVVRVAEIEVAVSAECSGDGAEKNGRLVDLPAKSGDRPQSDNIEGDDIFDESTGSLTERGADDTGALVTDEFRPGDVIVFRIAGGDCDLQSGDTVTVRVVHTPSNAVIIRQQLTA; from the coding sequence GTGGCAGGTGAGTTTCGTGCTGTCTCCTCGGTCATTTCAGTTATCCTCCTCGTGGCGGTAACTGTCGTTCTTGCAGCGGTGCTGTCAGTGGCGACGCTTGGCCTCGCGGAGAAACTGGATGACACCGCGCCTGTGGTCGGCCAATCGGCGGGTGAGTTCGCCGCACAGGATGGGTTCGACGGGGGTATCGTCCGTATCACGCACGTCGCTGGAGATGTCGTCCGTGTCGCGGAGATCGAAGTAGCAGTCAGTGCCGAATGTAGCGGCGACGGGGCTGAAAAGAACGGGCGGTTAGTCGATCTCCCGGCGAAATCCGGTGACCGGCCACAGAGTGACAACATCGAAGGCGACGATATCTTCGACGAGAGTACTGGCTCGCTCACGGAACGCGGTGCCGACGATACCGGGGCACTGGTCACAGATGAGTTCCGCCCCGGAGACGTGATCGTCTTCCGGATCGCAGGCGGTGACTGTGACTTGCAGTCGGGCGACACGGTGACCGTCCGAGTTGTACACACCCCGTCAAACGCGGTTATTATTCGACAGCAGTTAACTGCCTGA
- a CDS encoding prohibitin family protein: MSDIPGPDPDSGSDIDIDVSRGLRIAASVVVALAVATALFGGYHQVPEGHVGVQKSFGAVTGAELQPGAHIIVPVRDTVQDVEIRPRTYTMANTEGEGDRATQSDAVTVQTVNGTTVDIDITVRYKVDEADASGFVVQWRTVEQAEERLIRPSVRSQLRDEAAGIQTSEIYTSSGRERLGEAAQQKLKSAFEGEALVLEEVQVRDVDLPDSYDQALNDKEIAKQRVEEKKFEIQQAEREKERQEIRAEADARVIEIRGEALRDNPVVLKQQYVQSIDDSDKVILATDDEGTPIILQTGRHSGGNTSSADTGFSTNVTNATGGN; encoded by the coding sequence ATGAGTGACATCCCCGGGCCCGATCCCGATTCCGGGTCGGACATCGACATCGATGTCAGCCGAGGCCTTCGCATCGCCGCCAGCGTCGTTGTCGCCCTCGCCGTCGCAACGGCGCTGTTTGGCGGCTATCACCAGGTCCCGGAAGGCCACGTCGGCGTCCAGAAATCGTTCGGTGCGGTAACTGGCGCCGAACTCCAACCGGGCGCACACATTATTGTGCCTGTCAGGGACACCGTCCAGGACGTGGAAATCCGGCCGCGGACCTACACCATGGCCAACACCGAGGGCGAAGGAGACAGGGCGACACAATCGGATGCAGTGACCGTCCAGACGGTCAACGGAACGACGGTCGACATCGACATCACCGTCCGATACAAGGTGGATGAAGCGGACGCGTCAGGGTTCGTCGTTCAATGGCGGACCGTCGAACAGGCAGAAGAGCGACTCATCCGACCGTCCGTCCGGTCGCAACTCCGCGACGAGGCTGCCGGTATCCAGACCAGTGAAATATACACCAGCAGCGGCCGCGAGCGGCTTGGCGAGGCAGCACAGCAAAAGCTCAAATCAGCGTTCGAGGGCGAAGCGCTCGTCCTCGAAGAGGTGCAGGTCCGTGACGTCGACCTCCCGGACTCGTACGACCAGGCGCTCAACGACAAAGAAATTGCAAAGCAGCGCGTCGAAGAGAAGAAATTCGAGATTCAACAGGCCGAACGCGAAAAGGAACGACAGGAGATTCGGGCCGAAGCCGACGCCCGGGTCATCGAAATTCGCGGTGAGGCGCTGCGGGACAATCCGGTCGTGCTGAAACAGCAGTACGTCCAGAGCATCGACGATTCGGATAAGGTCATTCTGGCGACTGACGACGAAGGGACACCGATCATCCTGCAGACTGGCAGGCACAGCGGTGGCAACACTTCGAGTGCCGATACCGGGTTCTCGACAAACGTGACGAACGCGACGGGCGGCAACTGA